A stretch of the Desulfobaccales bacterium genome encodes the following:
- a CDS encoding SAM-dependent chlorinase/fluorinase produces the protein MTTTERWMCINELSGSLTLLTGDFVKSTLPRPLITLLTDFGTRDAYVASMKGVILSLNPEAVLVDLSHDIPPQDVWAGALILAAAAPYFPPGTIHLAVVDPGVGGPRRALAAHSRGHFWVGPDNGLFHLIFRQASPLTIISLENPVYFRPQISATFHGRDIFAPVAAHLSLGVDLNRLGPGITDPVLLDWPEPSFGPEAIRGEIVYVDHFGNLVSNVSYSEFAAWRGNQAIRLQMGPVTIQGLARTYSDGAPGEFLALVGSHGFLEIACAMDNAARRLNAGVGLTVTIRQG, from the coding sequence ATGACCACAACTGAGCGCTGGATGTGTATCAACGAGTTGTCCGGCTCACTTACTCTGCTTACTGGTGATTTCGTGAAATCCACTCTTCCCCGACCTCTCATCACCCTGCTCACCGATTTCGGAACCCGGGACGCTTACGTGGCATCCATGAAAGGCGTCATCCTCAGCCTCAATCCCGAGGCAGTGTTGGTGGATCTCAGCCACGACATTCCTCCCCAGGATGTGTGGGCCGGGGCCCTGATTCTGGCAGCGGCGGCGCCCTATTTCCCTCCCGGCACCATTCACCTGGCCGTGGTGGATCCGGGGGTGGGCGGTCCTCGCCGAGCCCTGGCCGCTCACAGCCGAGGGCACTTCTGGGTGGGGCCGGATAACGGCCTCTTCCACCTGATCTTCCGTCAAGCCTCCCCTCTGACCATCATATCCCTGGAAAATCCGGTCTATTTCCGTCCCCAGATATCAGCCACCTTCCATGGCCGGGACATCTTTGCCCCCGTGGCGGCCCACCTTTCCTTGGGGGTGGACCTGAACCGGTTAGGGCCCGGGATCACTGATCCCGTTCTCCTGGATTGGCCCGAACCTTCGTTCGGCCCGGAGGCCATCCGGGGGGAGATTGTTTATGTGGACCATTTTGGCAATCTGGTAAGCAATGTCAGCTATAGTGAGTTCGCAGCCTGGCGGGGGAATCAAGCCATAAGACTTCAGATGGGTCCTGTCACGATCCAGGGCCTGGCCCGGACATACAGCGACGGAGCTCCCGGAGAATTCCTGGCTCTGGTGGGCAGCCACGGGTTTCTCGAAATCGCCTGCGCCATGGATAATGCGGCCCGGCGCCTGAACGCCGGAGTGGGTCTGACGGTTACGATTCGCCAGGGCTAA
- a CDS encoding cytochrome ubiquinol oxidase subunit I, which translates to MDVLMLSRLQFAAATFFHFLFVPLTLGLSILIAIMETIYVRTGDEDYRRMAKFWGKIFLVNFAVGVVTGITLEFQFGTNWSRYSRYVGDIFGSLLAIEATLAFFLESTFLAVWAFSWDRLSPRFHAVCIWLVAFASNLSAVWILIANSWMQHPVGYVLRNGRAEMNDFLAVVTQRFAIQQFLHTVSGAYILAGFFVMGISAYHLLRRQNTTFFTKSFRLALGFALIFSIVEIVQGDLHGAEVARIQPTKLAAMESLWNTQAGAPMYLFLIPDPAREKNLMEFGRIPNGLSMLAYKDPQAVVKGLKDFPKDDRPPVALTFVAFRLMVGLGFLFVLLTVVGWFKRKKLENSPGYLKLMLYAIPLPYIALQAGWIVAEVGRQPWIVYGLMRTSDAVSPIAASQVWVSLVAFILVYSLLGAVAFYLIAKFAKQGPEPAPAVTAGEVS; encoded by the coding sequence ATGGACGTTCTGATGCTATCTCGCCTGCAGTTTGCGGCGGCCACCTTTTTCCACTTTCTTTTTGTACCCCTGACCTTGGGTCTGTCCATCCTCATCGCCATCATGGAAACCATTTATGTCCGGACCGGCGATGAGGATTACCGGCGCATGGCTAAATTTTGGGGCAAAATCTTTCTGGTGAACTTTGCCGTGGGGGTGGTAACCGGGATTACCCTGGAATTTCAATTCGGCACTAACTGGTCCCGCTACTCCCGGTATGTGGGGGATATCTTCGGGTCGCTATTGGCCATCGAGGCCACCCTGGCGTTTTTTCTGGAGTCCACTTTCCTGGCGGTCTGGGCCTTCAGCTGGGATCGCCTCTCCCCTCGCTTCCACGCCGTCTGCATCTGGCTGGTGGCTTTCGCCTCCAACCTTTCGGCTGTCTGGATTCTGATCGCCAACTCTTGGATGCAGCATCCGGTGGGCTATGTGCTGCGCAACGGCCGGGCCGAAATGAATGACTTTTTGGCCGTGGTCACCCAGAGATTTGCCATTCAACAATTTTTGCATACCGTGAGCGGGGCTTATATCCTGGCGGGCTTCTTCGTCATGGGGATCAGCGCTTATCACCTGCTGCGGCGGCAGAACACGACCTTTTTCACCAAGTCCTTCCGCCTGGCCCTGGGCTTTGCCCTGATCTTCTCCATAGTTGAGATCGTCCAGGGGGACCTGCACGGCGCCGAAGTAGCCAGGATTCAACCTACCAAACTGGCGGCCATGGAATCCCTCTGGAATACTCAGGCCGGGGCCCCCATGTACCTGTTTCTGATCCCCGATCCGGCCCGCGAAAAGAACCTGATGGAGTTCGGCCGCATCCCCAACGGCCTGAGCATGTTGGCCTACAAGGACCCCCAGGCCGTGGTCAAAGGCCTCAAGGATTTCCCCAAGGATGACCGGCCGCCGGTGGCCCTGACCTTTGTCGCTTTCCGGCTCATGGTAGGACTGGGGTTCCTCTTTGTCCTCCTCACGGTGGTGGGCTGGTTCAAGCGCAAAAAACTGGAGAATAGCCCGGGCTACCTGAAGCTGATGCTTTATGCCATCCCGCTGCCCTACATCGCCCTGCAGGCCGGATGGATAGTGGCGGAAGTGGGCCGGCAGCCCTGGATCGTCTACGGCCTGATGCGCACCTCCGACGCCGTGTCTCCCATCGCCGCCTCCCAGGTGTGGGTGAGCCTGGTGGCCTTTATCCTGGTCTATTCGCTCTTGGGC